A single genomic interval of Syntrophobotulus glycolicus DSM 8271 harbors:
- the queC gene encoding 7-cyano-7-deazaguanine synthase QueC: MEKKRKAVVLLSGGLDSTICAVLACREFGAENVIALTLFYGQKHAREIKSAEAVCEHLGIPEHYTESLPDIFRGAGSTLVDPDKPNPEMTYEELSQAYGISPTYVPFRNANFLSVATTVALVKEADTIFYGAHAEDARNWAYPDCTPEFNGSMASAIYIGSYLKVRLVTPLQWLTKKDIVALGITVNAPFELTWSCYNGQEKACGVCSTCVGRLQAFQENNIRDPIEYEQR, from the coding sequence ATGGAAAAAAAACGCAAAGCAGTCGTCCTCCTGAGCGGAGGGCTGGACAGTACAATATGCGCGGTTCTGGCATGCCGTGAATTTGGCGCGGAGAATGTCATTGCCCTGACTCTTTTCTATGGACAGAAGCATGCCAGGGAGATTAAGTCAGCCGAAGCAGTCTGTGAACACTTGGGAATACCGGAGCATTACACCGAAAGTTTGCCCGACATTTTCCGGGGAGCCGGTTCTACTCTGGTTGATCCCGATAAACCAAATCCGGAAATGACTTATGAAGAATTGAGCCAGGCCTATGGAATTTCTCCGACCTATGTGCCCTTCCGCAATGCCAACTTTCTGTCTGTGGCGACCACTGTGGCTCTGGTAAAAGAGGCCGATACCATATTCTACGGGGCTCATGCCGAGGATGCCCGGAACTGGGCGTATCCGGACTGTACTCCGGAATTCAACGGCTCGATGGCCAGCGCCATTTATATCGGCTCTTATCTGAAGGTTCGTCTGGTGACCCCTCTGCAATGGCTGACCAAAAAGGATATTGTAGCGCTGGGGATCACGGTCAATGCTCCTTTTGAACTAACCTGGAGCTGTTATAATGGACAGGAAAAAGCCTGTGGTGTCTGCTCAACCTGTGTCGGCAGGCTGCAGGCTTTTCAGGAAAACAATATACGAGACCCCATTGAATATGAACAGAGGTAA
- a CDS encoding histidinol-phosphatase HisJ family protein → MFDTHVHTRFSPDSNLKIGELIQKSKDEKLGIIITDHYEFGSGKDCFRFNEKDYFDTLLPLRHERLLTGVEIGLNTLQPENLLAFLQKHSFDYVLGSIHTINDQALDQHFFSTHTKQEAYEKYLKHALFCLQAVPSINSFAHFDFISRYAPYPDPAMEYRQFSDLLDEIFKLLAERETALEINLRYSHPQYFSEYQKFYQRFKELGGKYVTIGSDAHSPGQIGRNLKTGYELAAYCSLSPVYFKERSPQFVHSAQCCAR, encoded by the coding sequence ATGTTTGATACTCATGTGCACACCAGATTTTCACCGGATTCAAATTTAAAAATAGGAGAGCTTATCCAAAAAAGCAAGGATGAGAAATTAGGCATCATCATTACAGACCATTATGAGTTTGGTTCCGGGAAGGACTGTTTCCGTTTTAATGAGAAGGACTACTTTGACACTCTGCTCCCTCTTCGCCATGAAAGGCTCCTGACAGGTGTAGAGATCGGCTTAAATACTCTTCAACCGGAAAATTTGCTTGCTTTTCTGCAAAAGCATTCTTTCGATTATGTCCTCGGCTCAATCCACACGATTAATGATCAAGCCCTGGATCAGCATTTTTTTTCCACCCACACGAAACAAGAAGCCTATGAAAAATACTTGAAACACGCCCTGTTCTGTTTGCAGGCTGTACCCTCGATTAATAGCTTCGCCCACTTTGATTTTATCAGCCGCTATGCCCCCTATCCTGACCCGGCGATGGAATACCGCCAGTTTTCCGATTTGCTGGATGAAATTTTTAAGCTTTTGGCTGAACGGGAAACAGCTTTGGAGATCAATCTCCGGTACAGCCATCCTCAATACTTTTCAGAATATCAAAAGTTTTATCAAAGGTTCAAAGAGCTTGGGGGAAAGTATGTGACCATTGGCTCCGATGCTCATTCACCCGGGCAAATAGGCCGAAACCTGAAGACCGGCTATGAGCTCGCGGCATATTGTTCTTTATCGCCGGTATATTTCAAGGAGCGCTCCCCCCAGTTTGTTCACTCTGCTCAATGCTGTGCCCGCTAG